Genomic window (Megamonas funiformis):
ATTTATTTAATAATGTCTCTGATACTTGATTATATACCACTTCTGAATCTGAATTCATTGGCAATTTACAAAAATTCATCAAAGCTGTACCTGAATACTCTACAAAAGTATCAATATCACCATTTGTCAAAGCACTAAAGCAAAAATCTGCACCATTTAAGTTAAAACGACGCTCTACTTTAAAATCAGTATAATGTTCAATTAAATCTTCATACATATATCCCAAAATAAATACTTCTGTAAAATTAGATGTACCTACTACAATTGTTTTCTGAGTAGCATCTTTTATATAAGCATAACCTTTAACACCAAGTGGCATTATCACCAATAAAGTACACAATCCTGCTACTACTACTTTTTGGAATGTATGTTTTTCTAATTTATCATTTTTTATTTGTCCTGCTGGTTTTAACCCTTCTGGCACTAATAGATTTTCAGCTTTAGCTAACATATAATCAATTAATAAAGCTAAAACTGATGCTGGAATAGCTCCTAATAAAACCATATCAATATTAAGACCAATAAGCCCCATATTAATAAACCAACCTAAGCCGCCAGCTCCGGCAAAAGCAGCAATAGTCATTGTTCCCACAGCTGCTACCGTACTAATTCGTATTCCTGCCATAATAAAAGGCATGGCAAGTGGCATTTCTACTTTAATTAATTTTTGCCAACTAGATAAACCTATTCCTTCTGCAGCTTCTCTAAGTTTAGGGTCAATACTGCTAATACCTGTATAAGTATTTTTTATAATTGGCAATAAAGCATAAATTATTACCATGATAATAGCAGGCTTTTCTCCAATGCCTACAAATGGTACAGAAAATGCTAACAGCGCAATACATGGTATACTTTGCATTAAATTGGCTATTCCAATAACTATATTTGACGCAGTTTTATTTCTAGTTATCAAAATACCTAATGGTACCCCGATAGCTATAGATAATAATACCGCCATTGTAGTCATGTTCATATGCTCCATAAAACGAAGCCATACATCTGGATATTTATCTAAAAATAAAGCTAGTAATGAACTATTCATGCTAAAATTCCGTCCTTTTGTCTTACACTATCTTGATATTGACGACTAAGCACTGATAATAGCCTACTTTTTGTTAAATAGCCTACTAATTCATTTTTTAAATCCAATACTGGAACAATGCCGAAATGATTATAATCTACTGTATTAGTAATTTCTTTCAACGAAGTATTTTCATATACTGCATGATAATCATCTGATATAAAATTCTTTAATGAACCACTATATGAATCAAAATTCTGTAAATCAGCTAGCCATACAATTCCCAAAAATTTATTATCTTCCGTAACTAGTACACTATCAACACGAGCATGATTCATTACTTGCAACGCTTGAATAATCGTTCTATCTACAGAAATTTTGCATGGATTTTTCAACATAATATCACTAGCTTTGATAAATTCTGGATTAGACCACAATCTATTTTTGCCCACAAAATTTTGTACATATTCATTGGCAGGATTTTTCAAAATATTTTCTGGAGTATCATATTGTACAATCCAACCTTTTTGAATAATACATATTTTATCAGCTAATTTTATAGCTTCGTCCATATCATGAGTTACAAAGACAATAGTCTTCTTGAATTGCTTTTGTAATTTTACTACTGCATCTTGTAAATCACTACGTGTTACAGGGTCTAAAGCACTAAATGGCTCGTCCATTAAAATAATATCTGGATTAGTAGCAAAAGCTCTAGCTACGCCTACACGCTGCTTTTGACCTCCAGACAATTGACACGGATATAAATATTTATAACTATTTGGGTCTAAATCCACCATTTCTAATAATTCATCAATGCGATTTTCTATATTATTGCTATCATAATTATTTATTCTTAACACAGTTGCAATATTATCATAAATCGTCATATGTGGAAATAATCCTGCATCTTGAACAACATACCCAATACGTCTACGAAGCTCTAAAGTATTTTGCTGACGTATTGAAACATTATCTATCTTTATTAAGCCTCTATCCACAGTCTCCAATTTATTTATAGTTTTCAATAAAGTTGTTTTTCCACAACCAGATGAACCTATTAACACCACAAATTCACCATCATTGATTGTGAGATTAATTTTGTGTAGTACAAGTTTTTCTTTATAAGCCTTGTCTACTTCTTCAAATGTAATCACAATAGTCCTCCTAATTGATAATTGAGATTACGTATATAATACCTTAAATAACATAAAAATAGCCTTAATACTTATCAACATAGTATTAAGACTATATAAAAATTCATCAAATAAAAAAATAGGTATGAAAAATCACACCTATTTTAATTTATTATTTATTTATTAAAAAAATTATCTTTTCCCATCAAAATTCTACTACTATTTAATACTACCGCTAAAGTAGCCGTATTATGAATAATAGCTGCTACAAGTGGATTAATTCTACCCAAAGCACCAAGAAGCATTGCCGCCGAATTAATAGTAATTGTAGCTGTAAAATTTTGACGAATTAATTTCATAGTATTTTGACCAAGTTCTAAAGCGTCCATTAATTTTATTGGATTATCCGAATTAATTGTGATATCCGAAGATTCTACAGCAATATCTGTTCGACGACCACCTAATGCTACCCCTACATCAGCAAAAGCTAATGCTGGCGCATCATTTATACCATCTCCTACCATTAATACATGTCCATTTTTCTGTAGTCTATTTACAATTTCAGCTTTATCTTCTGGTAAAATTTCTGCATAATAATTGTCAATTCCCATTTTATGTGCTACAGTATTAGCTACTTCTTCACTATCTCCTGTAAGCATTACAATTTCATCAATACCATGCCGACGCATCTGATTAAAAGTTTTTTTCATTTGTGGACGTATTGGATC
Coding sequences:
- a CDS encoding glycine betaine ABC transporter substrate-binding protein, with protein sequence MNSSLLALFLDKYPDVWLRFMEHMNMTTMAVLLSIAIGVPLGILITRNKTASNIVIGIANLMQSIPCIALLAFSVPFVGIGEKPAIIMVIIYALLPIIKNTYTGISSIDPKLREAAEGIGLSSWQKLIKVEMPLAMPFIMAGIRISTVAAVGTMTIAAFAGAGGLGWFINMGLIGLNIDMVLLGAIPASVLALLIDYMLAKAENLLVPEGLKPAGQIKNDKLEKHTFQKVVVAGLCTLLVIMPLGVKGYAYIKDATQKTIVVGTSNFTEVFILGYMYEDLIEHYTDFKVERRFNLNGADFCFSALTNGDIDTFVEYSGTALMNFCKLPMNSDSEVVYNQVSETLLNKYNVVTSKPLGFNNTYVLSVRPDFAKEHNLEKMSDLLAISSDVTLGCTAEFLHREDCLPGLEAKFGTQFKDVKALDATIRYQAVANGEVDVVDAFSTDALLKKLNLQGLPDDMGFFPPFYAVSFTRGKLLEQHPELKDVFAKLDGQISDEEMRNMNYAVDVEGRDAHEVAHEFLVQKGLLPE
- a CDS encoding ABC transporter ATP-binding protein, which codes for MITFEEVDKAYKEKLVLHKINLTINDGEFVVLIGSSGCGKTTLLKTINKLETVDRGLIKIDNVSIRQQNTLELRRRIGYVVQDAGLFPHMTIYDNIATVLRINNYDSNNIENRIDELLEMVDLDPNSYKYLYPCQLSGGQKQRVGVARAFATNPDIILMDEPFSALDPVTRSDLQDAVVKLQKQFKKTIVFVTHDMDEAIKLADKICIIQKGWIVQYDTPENILKNPANEYVQNFVGKNRLWSNPEFIKASDIMLKNPCKISVDRTIIQALQVMNHARVDSVLVTEDNKFLGIVWLADLQNFDSYSGSLKNFISDDYHAVYENTSLKEITNTVDYNHFGIVPVLDLKNELVGYLTKSRLLSVLSRQYQDSVRQKDGILA